A single genomic interval of Arachis duranensis cultivar V14167 chromosome 7, aradu.V14167.gnm2.J7QH, whole genome shotgun sequence harbors:
- the LOC107496049 gene encoding uncharacterized protein LOC107496049, protein EKRFAQRDFAGAKNYAIKAKTLCPGLEGISQMVTTFEVYIASEIKHNGELDYYSILGLKPSADKEAVKRQYKKMAVLLHPDKNKCVGADGAFKLVSEAWTWLSDSALRSTYDLKRNGQMGGITQTNLSSPHATGYSKSSNLPTSHGRHDTFWTICTSCKVQYEYLRKYVNKKLSCKNCRGTFVAVETGAAPANGSFPYCPWSYVPGNGYGSHSYDGVTYVPTTAATYFNGNGVAGYHSGHGYEYVSNVSFQWGSSGHANQNGPTTLPTDSVYQTNGSVKRGRPKIKSVDKMHRVAETAINANSDVSFVYNEQQDLKMSRPDKKRKVVAAANFKNGYVEMGSKCASESILANGNESLGQGQKVSCGSEVQTKQCSMAPAFDARKLLIEKARTEIRKKLEEMKLASEIAAAAAVSAREKSQAEDGQVKRETCRKTVLNASGHQVERKKIGPAAITVPDSDFHDFDKDRSEECFKPKQIWALYDEEDGMPRLYCLIREIISVDPFKIHISYLSSKTDSEFGSVNWLDSGFTKSCGNFRAWNSDVVDQVNIFSHLLSKEKAGRGGCVRLYPRSGDVWAVYRNWSPEWNRSTPDEVRHQYEMVEVLDDYSEELGVCVSPLIKLTGYKTVYQRNTDKSAIRWIPRREMLRFSHQVPSWLLKGEAENLPEKCWDLDPAATPDELLHAAAAEADAL, encoded by the coding sequence GAGAAGCGATTTGCTCAGAGAGACTTTGCAGGCGCAAAAAACTATGCCATAAAAGCTAAGACACTATGTCCTGGATTGGAGGGTATATCTCAAATGGTGACCACATTTGAGGTTTACATTGCTTCTGAGATTAAACACAATGGTGAACTAGATTATTATTCGATTCTTGGATTGAAACCGTCTGCTGATAAAGAGGCTGTCAAGAGACAGTACAAGAAGATGGCTGTGTTGCTTCATCCTGATAAGAACAAATGTGTGGGAGCTGATGGGGCATTTAAGCTTGTTTCCGAGGCGTGGACTTGGCTGTCAGATAGTGCTTTGCGCAGTACATATGACCTCAAGAGAAATGGACAGATGGGTGGGATTACTCAGACAAATTTGTCTTCTCCCCATGCTACAGGTTATAGCAAAAGTTCCAATTTGCCGACTTCTCATGGTAGGCACGACACCTTTTGGACAATTTGCACCTCTTGTAAAGTTCAGTATGAGTATCTGCGCAAGTATGTGAATAAAAAACTTTCGTGTAAGAACTGTCGTGGCACTTTTGTTGCTGTTGAAACTGGGGCTGCCCCAGCAAATGGTTCATTTCCATATTGTCCTTGGTCCTATGTGCCAGGAAATGGGTATGGAAGTCATTCCTATGATGGAGTTACGTATGTCCCAACCACTGCAGCGACCTATTTCAACGGCAACGGGGTCGCAGGATACCATTCTGGCCATGGGTATGAATATGTTTCAAATGTTTCATTTCAGTGGGGCTCTTCTGGACATGCGAATCAAAATGGACCAACGACCTTACCTACTGATTCTGTTTATCAAACCAATGGAAGTGTGAAGAGGGGAAGACCAAAAATCAAATCAGTTGATAAGATGCATCGTGTGGCTGAGACTGCGATCAACGCAAATTCAGATGTGTCGTTTGTTTATAATGAACAACAGGATCTTAAGATGAGTAGACCagacaagaaaaggaaagtagTTGCGGCAGCCAATTTTAAAAATGGCTATGTTGAAATGGGGTCAAAATGTGCTTCTGAATCAATTTTGGCTAATGGCAATGAAAGCCTTGGACAAGGCCAGAAGGTTTCATGTGGAAGTGAAGTTCAAACCAAGCAGTGTTCCATGGCACCAGCTTTTGATGCGAGAAAATTATTGATTGAGAAGGCCAGGACTGAAATTAGAAAGAAactggaagagatgaagttggCTTCCGAAATTGCTGCTGCAGCAGCTGTCAGTGCAAGAGAAAAATCTCAAGCTGAAGATGGTCAAGTAAAAAGGGAGACATGTAGAAAAACAGTTCTGAATGCTTCTGGGCATCAAGTAGAGCGCAAGAAAATTGGTCCAGCCGCTATAACTGTCCCAGATTCTGACTTCCATGACTTCGATAAAGATAGGTCAGAGGAATGCTTCAAGCCAAAGCAAATATGGGCCTTGTATGATGAGGAGGATGGAATGCCACGATTATATTGCCTGATCCGTGAGATTATCTCAGTTGATCCATTCAAGATTCACATTAGTTACTTAAGTTCCAAAACCGATAGTGAGTTTGGCTCGGTAAACTGGCTTGATTCGGGTTTTACCAAATCTTGTGGAAATTTCAGGGCATGGAATTCTGATGTTGTTGACCAAGTTAACATCTTCTCCCATCTTTTGAGTAAGGAGAAGGCTGGTCGAGGTGGTTGTGTACGCCTATATCCCAGAAGTGGAGATGTTTGGGCTGTTTATCGAAATTGGTCACCAGAGTGGAACAGATCTACTCCAGATGAAGTGAGGCATCAGTATGAAATGGTGGAAGTGCTGGATGATTACTCTGAGGAACTTGGTGTTTGCGTTTCGCCCCTTATCAAGCTGACCGGATATAAAACTGTTTATCAAAGGAATACAGATAAAAGTGCCATTAGATGGATACCAAGGAGAGAAATGTTGCGCTTTTCGCACCAAGTGCCATCATGGTTGCTGAAGGGGGAGGCAGAAAATTTGCCTGAAAAGTGTTGGGATCTTGATCCGGCAGCGACTCCGGATGAGCTTCTTCATGCAGCAGCTGCAGAAGCTGATGCTCTTTAG